A single region of the Pararge aegeria chromosome 20, ilParAegt1.1, whole genome shotgun sequence genome encodes:
- the LOC120632820 gene encoding NADH dehydrogenase [ubiquinone] 1 alpha subcomplex subunit 13 has product MSETFQIARKQDLPPPGGYKPIPYKRLPAKQYFSGYTMFAMYIGVTAVAAYLYNINAKRIKRNEIEMRSAKMAIYPMLLAERDREYLKQLRRNRDEETELMRDVPGWEVGTYYGERVYKQVAPDTLVEPIFHEYYAHSSPAEWYKRAYHKFYC; this is encoded by the exons ATGTCGGAGACATTTCAGATAGCCCGAAAACAAGATTTGCCTCCTCCGGGAGGCTACAAACCAATACCTTATAAAAGATTACCTGCAAAACAATATTTCAGCG GGTATACTATGTTTGCTATGTACATTGGTGTAACTGCAGTTGCCGCTTACTTGTACAACATTAACGCTAAGAGGATCAAAAGAAATGAGATTGAGATGCGCTCTGCTAAGATGGCTATATACCCAATGTTGCTGGCGGAGAGGGACAGGGAATACTTGAAGCAGTTGCGCAGGAACCGCGATGAGGAGACTGAACTCATGCGTGATGTGCCTGGATGGGAG GTGGGCACATACTATGGTGAACGTGTGTACAAGCAGGTAGCACCAGACACCCTGGTGGAACCAATCTTCCACGAGTACTATGCCCACAGCTCCCCCGCTGAGTGGTACAAGAGAGCCTACCACAAGTTCTATTGTTAA
- the LOC120632734 gene encoding uncharacterized protein LOC120632734 encodes METTIDEEVQADIPEQIGEETVLKIRPLERITRYPKDPVEPSAYGKGKNFSRPWILQDGRENPEKGSEMRDKYTIPKKPRPPEGIRKRMLTDFFWEQMLDEVIEELATSEPVLEYCSEYDANFVKEQFEPRNLEVTADKNMHLKYPLYGTGSSAITFYSENIKKTGPGEILEKFRRCQYFTKPMEERLDNDWVL; translated from the exons ATGGAAACTACAATAGACGAGGAAGTGCAAGCAGATATTCCTGAACAAATAGGCGAAGAGACTGTATTGAAAATAAGACCTTTAGAAAGAATAACGCGTTATCCCAAAGATCCCGTAGAACCTTCAGCTTACGGAAAAGGAAAAAACTTCAGTCGACCGTGGATTCTTCAGGATGGACGCGAAAATCCTGAAAAAGGGAGTGAAATGCGTGACAAATATACTATTCCTAAAAAACCAAGACCACCTGAAG GTATCCGAAAACGTATGCTAACGGATTTCTTCTGGGAGCAAATGTTGGACGAAGTGATCGAAGAGCTAGCAACTTCGGAGCCAGTACTCGAATACTGTTCCGAATACGATGCGAATTTCGTAAAGGAACAGTTCGAACCACGTAATTTGGAAGTGACTGCAGATAAAAAC ATGCATCTGAAATACCCCTTATACGGCACTGGATCAAGCGCTATAACCTTTTATAGTGAGAATATAAAGAAGACTGGTCCA GGCGAAATATTAGAGAAGTTTCGAAGATGCCAATACTTTACGAAACCAATGGAAGAGAGGCTTGATAATGATTGggttttataa
- the LOC120632757 gene encoding V-type proton ATPase subunit D-like, translating to MNFENRYPVTASLFMLREIKNRQEKVNRGYQLLKRKAEALRIRGRQAASELATTQAILGHTLREAYISLAAVKFTNGESNALVLENVGEAQIRVQRIPENISGVTTVSLQVVEDATVNDALRFAGLGAGGHRTTETKKAFRDTVKILIKFASLRNSCLLLDEAIKSTLRKVNGIEKVILPKLRNTEKYILTEMDEREREDFHRLKMVKAKKNMGQLLPTVKSIMKPIYGDIDNSSVPSVSQEDSLECIALSPITISTTTVSGGDFKPICYPHNWDDEDLLF from the exons ATGAACTTCGAAAACCGCTATCCCGTTACAGCTTCCTTATTCATGCTGAGGGAAATAAAAAATCGTCAGGAAAAAGTGAATCGAGGGTACCAGCTTTTgaaaaggaaagccgaagctttaCGTATTCGAGGGCGCCAAGCTGCGTCCGAATTGGCGACTACTCAAGCGATTTTAGGTCACACCTTGCGAGAAGCGTACATATCGCTAGCAGCTGTAAAGTTTACGAATGGAGAGTCCAATGCTTTAGTGTTGGAGAACGTAGGAGAG GCTCAAATACGGGTTCAACGTATACCAGAAAACATATCAGGAGTCACCACTGTCTCCCTACAAGTGGTGGAAGATGCTACCGTCAACGATGCCCTACGCTTTGCCGGCCTCGGCGCCGGTGGTCACCGCACCACAGAAACTAAGAAAGCGTTTCGGGATactgtgaaaatattaattaagtttgCCTCACTCCGAAACTCTTGTTTGCTGCTCGATGAAGCTATTAAATCCACGCTAAG aaaagtgAATGGCATCGAAAAAGTTATATTGCCCAAACTACGAAACactgaaaaatacattttaaccgAAATGGACGAAagg gAACGGGAAGACTTCCATCGCTTGAAAATGGTCAAAGCAAAGAAGAATATGGGTCAACTTTTGCCTACAGTAAAATCTATTATGAAGCCCATCTACGGGGATATCG ACAATTCTTCAGTGCCATCCGTGTCCCAAGAGGATTCGCTGGAATGCATTGCCTTGAGCCCTATCACGATTTCAACAACTACCGTCTCGGGTGGTGATTTTAAACCGATTTGCTACCCGCATAACTGGGATGATGAAGATTTGTTGTTTTaa